A window from Lachnoanaerobaculum umeaense encodes these proteins:
- a CDS encoding MucBP domain-containing protein → MKQFRKRFLAMLLSFVMVFLSMGDMLTAYAGPPGVVDDPDILSSITYDDVATAARGNTDFYVGEEVPFYAKIRISSPSRSLPGAYSKLYLPKKVFGNYISSSNISTWLNRPATDYLSIDNTSDNEYIIVTMKYNTLGGGVTQTVPFKATIQPNSLANNETYTIPWQVYSADGTLLESNNNTFTAKTYPIGYTSETSNYSNTFSFLQGSSDLQNNTTLSNDNVSRIYIYTNRTDWPAAGTFHGTSTKNIGSDRRKTRLTVQLPANERFDTTDPNNAGWTYNASNHTITRDKQYGNIYTEYDYFYIKYNNQAVGTTYPYETVSFPISWQYVNDDGSLDAASLEKSVVTARYSSYPGTPPTDGNIYFRKSTNSPYTILLGDQDTTIHSYTMSAYWYWSTGTPSQYPVQGAYHHTIDSIEDTPEVDMDFISYKIRYPNATGYVQGTTGSTSYQSIPVLDATQQAALSHNKLIGTKADGSTEIIATNISITSDSTEVTLPAPKHYKKIELKFDNPIEVQAVGSNAIEIVYKFRLEQGAYNNVKNQLAPMPNNSNSSVYTYNKATLKADTGKASAITPSARDWAKWTKAFAYEYQHYYQNNDLGTKYINDIASVSDNIQFYYNLGAGGRDIKNPKYYVLADPGFEFQELTGNNYYNPQLTPAVLSNYRVEYNFKNTGKTAYIWDFPDLNLPQGNSTYYYLYLYPKFKFTRNVTAGPGTIDTYLSWDNNEEAPVSSQIPGLYADTLDLDNDGNTTEKFSSKQEKYVYTPPLELILTKRSKRADAGNTQYSSITTPDSEQIVDYQLNIFNNSVDPVSGYTFFDILPHVGDKAVAPDQQGNYADRGSTYKVTLTGPITANPNYTYEYSTTPVTEGNIAANYAGATWVTSVSDWSQVTMLRAKMKPGHVLSSHSTDIITFKAKMPSTVPLDTTDKAVNTFAGFSGDNYTGAFEALANTVTPKKYKISGKIYYDVPPTGGTANGTYLTTDDDAPAAGRSVALYKSDGTPVIGTDGNPVTTIADSNGDYSFDNISTQGTYKVVVTPGTGDTLSGIHVTSTSLVIGNDFNNATLGGNAVFEANVTVTPSADKKTANAALEASNSTLKVKYVDMSGNPIPLDDGSGNVPDTDSTHTFRAAYNVTPPTALTGVTNFEYAEPDLTNGRPLTGTLNPGQNVVILKYKRKQAGDITVHHYEVGQTTELYKPAGATTTSAEVFDGTAKLGLTENLTNKSADIPNFEYVSVDRSGANSATTPSAIGATTVTYQTAPQTVTYYYKRKNAANITVHHYEDGTTTELYTPTGASTPTAVTISGSGKLGLTEDLTNKATDIPNYEYVSVDVAGAPSATAPGTAGETTLTHGSTAQTVIYKYKRKDAGNVIVHHYEQGTTTQLVPDMTLNGTGKLGLPYTTTTQAIPNFTVVTVPANQNGTYQTGAQTVTYYYKRNDAGNITVNHYEVGGSTQLYTPAGAAAPSAEVFDGTGKLGLSETFVNREADIANYEYVSVDTSGAPGLTATGGSGQTNVTYQTGAQTVTYRYRRKNAANITVHHYEDGTTTELYTPAGATTPSAVTISGNGKLGLTENLTNKEADITNYEFVGVDVSGAPSATSPGATGATTLTHGTTAQTVIYKYRRKDAGNVVVNYVEQGTNVPLKTPDTLNGAGKLGLTYTTTPQNFNNYDLVSATPANHTGNYPNAGNDITVTYVYRRKDAGNITVNHFEVGGSTQLYKPAGSATVAPESFVGTGKLGLSENLGNREADIADYEFVSVDTTGASGANTPSATGDTAVTYVAGNQTVTYRYRRKDAANIVVHHYEVGTTNELYTPAGAGAVGPEIISGTGKLGTNENLTNQAANIANFEYVNVDVSGAPSATSPGANGATTLTHGTNQQTVIYTYRRKNAGNVLVHHYENGTTTSVSADENLSGVGKLGLTYNTSPASVANYTVVSTTPTNHTGNYPASGTTVVTYYYTRDDAGDVTVHHYEDGTTTPLMPDITISGTGKLGLPYTTTEHNIPNFTLVAQPVNKNGTYTVGNQEVTYFYRRNDAGNVIVHHYENGTTTSVSPDENLSGVGKLGLTYSTNSANIPNYTVVNATPLDHAGNYPASGTIVVTYLYTRNDAEDVTVKYLEQGSGTPLDTDDVLNGAGKLGLPYTTTEKNIPNYELVAQPVNKNGTYSNTPQTVIYEYRRMAAGDVTSVYVDDEGNEVSTPDVQSGAGKLGLPYTTTAKTIPNFTLVSVPSNANGTFTSGPQTVTYVYRRADAGDVTVYHKSVYDNSDLSTPTVLDGTRKLGLPYTTSPETYSDFEVTTVPSNANGTFTSGPQTVTYLYKRKQSGGVKVNYLDNHGNSIETPDTITGSDNVGLPYTTSPKTIQYYDLITVPANANGTFTVAPITVDYIYKRQDAGDVVIEHIDENGNVPLETPEVLDGTEKLGMPYTSSVKAFENFDVISVPSNANGTFESGSQTVTYVYRRKDAGDVIAHYVDTAWLPIESDEILDGTRSLGLPYATNAKDIEGYTLYLVQGSETGVFTSGTITVTYVYKKNPGQVIIPQPVVPTIPVTPGIITPGTPGSISPIIPGTPGTVTPVTPGSVTPIIPGTPGSVNQVTPDGTTPSRIATPSQINRPGDRYQDLVIRPTATPSIATSSNGSRGGSSSGGNSTVRPGKAVTVDNGQSKNGLKLEDPIIDKPNVDTTKSTPQKATLTPNTRIALSVPKTEDAKDMRGYIFALITSLTAAIIIALKKKEKV, encoded by the coding sequence ATGAAGCAATTTAGAAAACGCTTTTTAGCTATGCTATTATCTTTTGTGATGGTTTTTCTGTCAATGGGAGATATGCTTACGGCTTATGCCGGACCACCGGGGGTGGTTGATGACCCGGATATATTATCAAGCATTACATATGATGATGTGGCAACAGCTGCAAGAGGAAACACAGACTTTTATGTAGGTGAAGAAGTACCGTTCTATGCAAAAATCAGAATTTCATCACCGTCAAGAAGTTTGCCAGGGGCATATTCAAAACTTTATTTGCCAAAGAAAGTATTTGGAAATTATATAAGTTCATCAAATATTTCGACATGGTTAAACAGGCCGGCAACAGACTATCTAAGTATTGATAATACCAGTGACAACGAATACATAATTGTTACAATGAAGTATAATACTTTAGGTGGAGGTGTAACTCAGACAGTGCCTTTTAAGGCAACAATACAGCCGAACTCGCTTGCCAATAATGAGACTTATACAATACCTTGGCAGGTATACAGTGCTGACGGAACACTGCTTGAAAGCAATAACAATACCTTTACAGCCAAGACATATCCTATAGGATATACGAGTGAGACAAGCAATTATTCAAACACTTTCAGCTTTTTACAGGGAAGTTCAGATCTGCAAAATAACACTACTTTATCAAATGATAATGTCAGTAGAATATATATATATACAAACAGAACCGACTGGCCTGCAGCAGGAACATTTCATGGTACTTCTACCAAGAATATAGGTTCAGACAGAAGAAAGACAAGGCTTACAGTACAGCTTCCGGCTAATGAGAGGTTCGATACAACCGATCCAAATAATGCGGGATGGACATATAATGCAAGTAACCATACCATAACCAGAGATAAACAGTATGGAAATATCTATACGGAATATGATTATTTCTATATTAAGTATAATAATCAGGCTGTAGGTACTACATACCCATATGAAACAGTATCTTTTCCGATTTCTTGGCAGTATGTAAATGATGACGGGTCGTTAGATGCGGCATCTCTTGAGAAATCTGTAGTTACCGCCAGATATAGTTCATATCCGGGAACTCCGCCTACAGACGGAAATATCTATTTCAGAAAGTCGACAAATTCGCCATATACAATCTTGCTTGGAGATCAGGATACAACTATTCATAGTTATACTATGAGTGCGTATTGGTACTGGAGTACAGGAACTCCGTCACAGTATCCGGTACAAGGAGCATATCATCATACAATAGATTCTATTGAGGATACTCCTGAAGTGGATATGGATTTTATATCATATAAAATAAGATATCCTAATGCAACAGGATATGTTCAGGGAACTACAGGTTCGACTTCGTATCAGTCTATTCCTGTACTGGATGCCACACAGCAGGCAGCACTTTCACATAATAAACTTATAGGTACAAAGGCGGATGGAAGTACGGAAATAATAGCTACAAACATATCTATTACTTCTGATTCCACAGAGGTTACATTACCTGCACCTAAGCACTATAAAAAAATAGAACTTAAGTTTGACAATCCTATAGAAGTACAGGCTGTAGGCTCAAATGCAATAGAAATTGTATATAAGTTCAGATTGGAGCAGGGCGCTTACAATAATGTAAAGAACCAGCTTGCTCCTATGCCTAACAATTCAAATTCAAGTGTATATACTTATAACAAAGCCACATTGAAAGCGGACACGGGAAAGGCTTCAGCAATTACTCCTTCAGCCAGAGACTGGGCAAAATGGACAAAGGCTTTTGCTTACGAGTACCAGCATTATTATCAAAATAATGACCTGGGAACAAAATACATCAATGATATAGCAAGCGTGTCTGATAATATACAGTTCTATTACAACTTAGGTGCCGGCGGCAGAGATATAAAAAATCCTAAGTATTATGTTTTGGCAGATCCGGGATTTGAGTTTCAAGAATTAACCGGAAATAATTATTATAATCCTCAATTGACACCGGCTGTTTTAAGCAATTACAGAGTGGAGTATAACTTTAAAAATACAGGAAAGACTGCATATATATGGGATTTTCCTGATTTGAATTTACCTCAAGGAAACAGTACATACTACTATTTATATCTGTATCCTAAATTTAAGTTTACCAGAAATGTTACGGCAGGACCGGGTACTATAGATACGTATCTTTCTTGGGATAATAATGAGGAAGCTCCTGTAAGCAGTCAGATACCTGGACTTTATGCGGATACACTTGATCTAGACAATGACGGTAATACTACAGAGAAGTTCTCAAGTAAGCAGGAGAAGTATGTATATACTCCACCTCTTGAGCTTATATTAACAAAGAGATCAAAGAGAGCCGATGCCGGAAATACACAGTACTCATCTATTACCACTCCGGACAGTGAGCAGATAGTAGATTATCAGCTAAATATCTTTAACAACTCGGTTGATCCGGTGAGCGGATATACATTCTTTGATATCCTGCCTCATGTAGGTGATAAGGCTGTAGCACCTGATCAGCAGGGTAACTATGCAGATAGAGGTTCTACATATAAGGTAACTTTGACAGGGCCTATTACTGCAAATCCAAACTATACTTATGAGTATAGTACAACACCTGTTACAGAAGGGAATATAGCTGCAAACTATGCAGGAGCAACATGGGTTACATCAGTATCGGACTGGTCTCAGGTAACTATGCTCAGAGCAAAGATGAAGCCGGGACATGTACTTTCAAGTCACAGTACTGATATAATTACATTTAAAGCAAAGATGCCAAGTACAGTACCGCTTGATACTACAGATAAGGCGGTAAATACATTTGCAGGATTCTCAGGTGATAATTATACAGGAGCCTTCGAAGCACTAGCTAATACTGTAACACCTAAGAAGTACAAAATAAGCGGTAAGATTTACTATGATGTACCTCCTACAGGTGGAACTGCAAACGGTACATATCTTACAACAGATGATGATGCACCTGCTGCAGGAAGAAGTGTAGCACTCTATAAATCAGATGGAACACCGGTTATAGGAACAGACGGAAACCCTGTAACTACTATAGCTGATAGTAATGGTGACTATTCATTTGACAATATCTCAACTCAGGGTACATACAAGGTAGTAGTTACTCCGGGTACGGGAGATACATTAAGCGGAATACATGTTACTTCAACATCACTTGTAATAGGTAATGATTTTAACAACGCTACACTTGGAGGAAATGCTGTATTTGAGGCAAATGTCACAGTAACACCGAGTGCGGATAAAAAGACTGCCAATGCGGCCCTTGAAGCAAGCAATTCAACACTTAAAGTAAAGTATGTAGATATGTCAGGTAATCCGATACCTCTTGATGACGGAAGCGGAAATGTGCCGGATACAGATTCTACACATACATTTAGAGCGGCATATAATGTTACTCCACCGACTGCACTTACAGGTGTAACAAACTTTGAATATGCTGAGCCTGATCTTACAAACGGCAGACCTCTTACCGGTACACTGAATCCGGGTCAGAATGTCGTTATACTTAAGTATAAGAGAAAACAGGCGGGAGATATTACAGTACACCACTATGAGGTGGGTCAGACTACCGAACTTTATAAACCGGCAGGAGCTACTACTACAAGTGCAGAGGTATTTGACGGTACTGCTAAGCTTGGACTGACTGAGAACCTTACAAATAAGTCGGCAGATATTCCAAACTTTGAATATGTAAGTGTAGATAGAAGCGGTGCAAACTCAGCTACAACACCAAGTGCAATAGGAGCTACAACAGTAACATATCAGACAGCTCCACAGACTGTAACTTATTATTACAAGAGGAAGAATGCAGCTAATATTACAGTTCACCACTATGAGGATGGAACTACAACAGAGCTTTATACACCTACAGGAGCAAGTACTCCTACTGCAGTTACTATCTCAGGTAGTGGCAAGCTGGGACTTACAGAGGATCTTACAAATAAAGCGACTGATATACCAAACTATGAATATGTGAGTGTTGATGTAGCCGGAGCACCAAGTGCAACAGCACCGGGTACAGCAGGAGAAACAACTCTTACACATGGAAGCACTGCACAAACAGTAATCTATAAGTATAAACGAAAAGATGCCGGAAATGTTATAGTACATCACTATGAGCAGGGAACAACAACGCAGTTAGTACCGGATATGACATTAAATGGTACAGGAAAGCTTGGATTGCCTTATACAACAACCACTCAGGCTATACCAAACTTTACAGTGGTAACAGTACCGGCAAATCAGAATGGTACATATCAAACCGGTGCTCAAACAGTAACTTATTACTATAAGAGAAATGACGCAGGAAATATCACTGTAAATCATTATGAAGTAGGAGGAAGTACACAGCTTTATACACCGGCAGGAGCGGCTGCACCAAGTGCGGAGGTATTTGACGGTACAGGAAAGCTTGGACTGAGCGAGACATTTGTAAACAGAGAAGCCGACATAGCCAACTATGAATATGTCAGTGTTGATACAAGTGGAGCACCGGGACTTACAGCAACTGGAGGCTCAGGACAGACAAATGTCACATATCAGACCGGAGCTCAAACAGTAACTTATAGATATAGAAGAAAGAATGCTGCAAATATCACAGTTCATCATTACGAAGATGGAACTACAACAGAGCTTTATACACCGGCAGGAGCAACTACTCCTAGTGCAGTTACGATCTCAGGAAATGGAAAGCTTGGATTGACTGAAAATCTTACAAACAAGGAAGCAGATATAACAAATTACGAGTTTGTAGGTGTGGATGTAAGTGGAGCACCAAGTGCAACAAGCCCGGGAGCGACAGGAGCTACAACACTTACGCATGGAACTACAGCACAGACTGTTATCTATAAGTACAGAAGAAAAGATGCCGGAAATGTTGTTGTAAATTATGTGGAGCAGGGAACTAATGTACCTCTGAAGACTCCTGATACCCTAAATGGAGCAGGAAAACTTGGACTGACATATACAACTACTCCGCAAAACTTTAATAATTATGATCTTGTCAGTGCAACACCGGCAAATCATACCGGAAACTATCCTAATGCAGGAAATGATATTACTGTAACCTATGTGTATAGAAGAAAGGATGCAGGAAATATTACTGTAAACCACTTTGAAGTGGGAGGAAGTACACAACTTTACAAGCCGGCAGGTTCAGCTACAGTAGCGCCGGAAAGCTTCGTAGGAACAGGAAAGCTTGGATTATCTGAGAACCTTGGAAATAGAGAAGCTGATATAGCCGATTATGAGTTTGTAAGCGTTGACACTACCGGAGCATCGGGAGCAAATACTCCTAGCGCAACCGGAGACACAGCGGTTACATATGTAGCAGGAAATCAGACTGTAACTTATAGATACAGAAGAAAGGATGCTGCAAATATAGTTGTTCATCACTACGAGGTCGGAACAACAAATGAACTCTATACACCGGCAGGAGCAGGAGCTGTAGGACCGGAGATTATCTCAGGAACCGGAAAACTTGGAACAAATGAAAATCTTACAAATCAGGCTGCTAATATAGCAAACTTTGAGTATGTAAATGTGGATGTCAGTGGAGCACCAAGTGCAACAAGCCCGGGAGCAAATGGAGCTACAACACTTACACATGGAACTAATCAACAGACTGTAATCTATACATATAGAAGAAAGAATGCAGGAAATGTATTAGTTCATCACTATGAAAATGGTACAACAACATCAGTGTCCGCTGATGAGAACCTAAGTGGCGTAGGAAAGCTTGGACTAACATATAATACAAGCCCGGCAAGTGTAGCTAATTATACTGTAGTAAGCACAACACCTACAAATCACACAGGAAATTATCCGGCAAGTGGAACAACGGTAGTAACATATTATTACACCAGAGATGATGCAGGAGATGTAACAGTTCATCACTATGAAGATGGTACAACCACTCCATTGATGCCTGATATTACAATAAGTGGTACAGGTAAGCTTGGACTTCCATACACTACTACAGAGCATAATATTCCAAACTTTACACTGGTAGCCCAGCCGGTTAATAAGAATGGAACATATACTGTAGGAAATCAGGAGGTTACATATTTCTATAGAAGAAATGATGCCGGAAATGTAATAGTACATCACTATGAAAACGGAACAACAACATCTGTATCTCCTGATGAGAATCTAAGTGGTGTAGGTAAACTAGGACTTACTTATAGTACAAATTCTGCAAATATACCTAACTATACTGTTGTAAATGCAACACCACTAGACCATGCAGGAAATTATCCGGCAAGTGGAACAATAGTAGTAACATATCTCTACACAAGAAACGATGCCGAAGATGTGACTGTAAAATATCTTGAACAGGGAAGTGGTACACCACTTGATACGGATGATGTATTGAATGGAGCAGGAAAGCTTGGATTGCCATATACTACTACAGAGAAGAATATTCCTAACTATGAACTGGTAGCCCAACCGGTTAATAAGAATGGTACATACAGTAACACACCACAGACAGTAATCTATGAATATAGAAGAATGGCTGCAGGAGATGTAACAAGCGTTTATGTAGATGATGAAGGTAATGAAGTTTCCACACCGGATGTTCAATCAGGAGCAGGAAAGCTTGGTTTGCCATATACTACTACAGCAAAGACTATACCAAACTTTACTTTAGTAAGTGTGCCAAGTAATGCAAATGGAACATTTACAAGTGGCCCACAGACAGTAACCTATGTTTACAGAAGAGCCGATGCGGGAGATGTAACTGTATATCACAAGTCAGTATATGATAATAGTGATTTAAGTACACCAACAGTGCTTGATGGAACAAGAAAGCTTGGACTTCCATATACTACAAGTCCTGAGACGTATTCAGACTTTGAGGTAACTACTGTGCCAAGTAATGCAAATGGAACATTTACAAGTGGTCCACAGACAGTAACTTATCTCTATAAGAGAAAGCAATCAGGTGGAGTAAAGGTAAATTATTTGGATAATCATGGAAATAGTATTGAAACACCGGATACAATAACAGGAAGTGACAATGTGGGCTTACCATATACTACATCACCAAAGACTATTCAATACTATGATTTGATAACAGTACCGGCTAATGCAAATGGAACATTTACTGTAGCACCTATTACAGTAGATTACATTTACAAGCGTCAAGATGCCGGAGATGTGGTTATTGAGCATATAGATGAGAATGGAAATGTACCTCTAGAGACTCCGGAGGTATTGGATGGAACAGAGAAACTTGGAATGCCATATACTTCAAGTGTGAAAGCATTTGAAAACTTTGATGTAATAAGCGTACCAAGTAATGCTAATGGAACATTTGAAAGTGGAAGTCAGACTGTGACATATGTATATCGCAGAAAAGATGCGGGAGATGTAATTGCCCATTATGTAGATACTGCATGGCTTCCAATAGAGAGTGATGAAATACTTGATGGTACAAGAAGCCTTGGCTTGCCATATGCAACCAATGCAAAGGATATCGAAGGATATACGCTATATCTTGTACAGGGTTCTGAGACCGGAGTATTTACAAGTGGTACAATAACAGTAACTTATGTTTATAAGAAGAATCCGGGACAGGTAATAATACCACAACCTGTAGTTCCAACAATTCCGGTTACACCTGGAATAATAACACCAGGAACTCCAGGAAGTATAAGTCCTATAATACCGGGAACACCAGGAACAGTAACTCCGGTCACACCGGGAAGCGTAACTCCTATAATTCCGGGAACACCAGGTTCAGTAAATCAGGTAACACCGGATGGAACTACTCCTTCAAGAATAGCTACACCAAGTCAGATAAATCGTCCGGGTGATAGATACCAGGATTTGGTTATTAGACCAACAGCAACACCATCTATTGCAACATCATCAAATGGAAGCAGAGGTGGAAGTTCGTCAGGTGGAAATTCAACAGTTAGACCTGGAAAGGCGGTAACAGTAGATAACGGACAGTCTAAGAATGGACTAAAACTTGAGGATCCAATCATAGACAAGCCAAATGTGGATACAACAAAATCTACACCACAAAAGGCTACATTGACTCCGAATACAAGAATTGCATTATCAGTTCCAAAGACAGAAGATGCAAAAGATATGAGAGGATATATATTTGCCCTTATTACCTCTCTGACAGCTGCAATAATAATTGCACTCAAGAAAAAAGAAAAAGTATAA